Proteins from a genomic interval of Rosa chinensis cultivar Old Blush chromosome 2, RchiOBHm-V2, whole genome shotgun sequence:
- the LOC112185047 gene encoding uncharacterized protein LOC112185047 produces the protein MSRISRRKSLRQKKVVLFNAKGTPCGKVAKEMQSYIGVLARRKIPIIRTTWRTIKNHIGGVTAEEKEKIWLRVQGAFEIGPEKRKIVLGSAASKWREFKSRLTRHYIMPYLDDPESLKFPPDDYRFINKDHWTQFVAERTNPQFIEVRRLAQARRAKNKYPHRMSRKGYAGLEEELSTTMEEDEIDRATLWIAGRQTKQGTFKDEGTKQCAEKIRDLKEKVASGELSTSGSNDVLTLALGTPEHGGRVRGVGAYVNPSSYFHTPKRRRESIQETIRISVQKILEEQKDKIIEEAKQQAIKEERAFWVQKLAQLEAKVDAREVGKVASSPAMLEKYILHGSGQGSCSQTAGPTCDEDRYAQVQDEVVNVVDGKAIQKALVVIEEKAMECKNKVSKRKECDGKFVFNSNKKDELSKLSEHEKKQVADHGVEGQLAGEKVVQGVETSAKFALGSVDHIVALGTVMEHNDPSQLCHGYPLGDNNLRVSVSVAIEENALVPFPVGDEIRTVRQAMGSWVPWPKELVIMSPVKKPERKRKKKVVQEDELSEDELSLQSLAAALPNSLSMLCMWGEVGFKDRKAITIQIEAEVFGRARKTFILRQDVHRIATMNELTGNCIVIYQRYLYDVLSQYKMLDMVAFVDPAMIGAIGCGKGQERSQHIKERLVSAKPGQIFMLPYNSDKHWVLTVVDPEQEIVYFMDPMKRRLPTGEWVSIVDSAISMYNAHKGRKGRSSPIWKNLSGIPPQPNNKECGYFVMRYMRDIIEDKDFSFVSKWERRSSLVYTQVDIDEIRNEWARFVVNRYV, from the exons ATGTCACGTATTTCAAGGCGCAAGAGCTTGAGGCAGAAGAAAGTGGTTCTCTTCAACGCAAAAGGGACTCCATGCGGGAAGGTAGCAAAGGAAATGCAATCATATATTGGTGTCTTAGCTCGTAGAAAGATACCAATCATAAGGACTACTTGGAGAACTATCAAGAACCATATTGGAGGTGTCACCGCTGAGGAGAAAGAGAAAATCTGGTTACGTGTGCAG GGAGCATTTGAGATTGGTCCTGAAAAAAGGAAAATCGTATTGGGATCAGCTGCATCAAAATGGAGGGAATTCAAGTCCCGGCTCACAAGGCATTACATTATGCCTTACTTGGATGACCCTGAATCCTTGAAGTTTCCTCCGGATGATTATAGATTCATCAATAAGGATCATTGGACCCAATTTGTGGCTGAACGGACAAACCCACAATTTATT GAAGTGCGTAGGTTGGCACAAGCTAGGCGTGCGAAGAATAAGTATCCCCACCGAATGTCCCGTAAGGGATATGCTGGGTTGGAGGAAGAGCTG TCTACAACAATGGAGGAGGATGAAATTGATAGAGCGACACTATGGATCGCTGGACGACAGACCAAGCAGGGAACCTTCAAGGATGAAGGGACGAAGCAGTGCGCTGAAAAAATT AGGGACTTGAAGGAGAAGGTTGCTAGTGGAGAATTAAGCACTAGTGGAAGTAATGATGTGTTAACCTTGGCTTTGGGCACTCCTGAGCATGGTGGTAGAGTGCGAGGGGTGGGAGCTTATGTGAATCCCTCATCTTATTTTCACACCCCTAAACGTAGAAGGGAGAGCATCCAAGAGACTATTCGAATCAGTGTGCAAAAAATACTTGAAGAACAAAAAGATAAGATCATTGAAGAGGCCAAGCAACAGGCAATTAAAGAAGAGAGGGCATTTTGGGTTCAGAAGCTTGCACAGCTGGAAGCAAAGGTAGACGCAAGGGAGGTTGGGAAAGTAGCTAGTTCTCCAGCAATGCTAGAGAAATACATTCTGCATGGATCTGGGCAAGGCAGTTGTTCACAAACTGCAGGTCCAACATGTGATGAAGATCGATATGCTCAAGTGCAAGACGAGGTAGTGAATGTTGTGGATGGGAAAGCAATTCAGAAAGCTTTGGTTGTAATTGAGGAGAAAGCAATGGAATGTAAAAACAAAGTTTCAAAGAGGAAGGAGTGTGATGGAAAATTTGTTTTCAACTCCAATAAAAAGGATGAGCTAAGCAAGTTGAGTGAGCATGAAAAGAAACAAGTGGCTGACCATGGAGTTGAGGGACAATTAGCTGGAGAGAAAGTG gTACAAGGAGTTGAGACTAGTGCCAAGTTCGCATTAGGTTCAGTTGATCATATTGTAGCTCTTGGCACTGTGATGGAACACAATGACCCCTCCCAACTTTGTCATGGTTATCCACTAGGGGATAATAATTTGCGTGTTTCAGTCTCTGTTGCAATTGAGGAGAACGCCTTAGTTCCGTTTCCTGTGGGTGATGAAATACGAACTGTTAGGCAGGCCATGGGGAGTTGGGTACCATGGCCGAAAGAGCTTGTCATAATGTCACCTGTGAAG AAAcctgagaggaagagaaaaaagaaagtggtACAGGAAGACGAACTCTCTGAGGATGAGTTGAGCCTACAATCATTGGCAGCTGCCTTACCAAATTCATTGAGCATGTTGTGCATGTGGGGTGAGGTCGGATTCAAAGATAGGAAGGCTATCACCATTCAAATTGAGGCTGAAGTGTTTGGCCGTGCACGGAAAACATTTATACTACGGCAAGATGTGCACAGAATTGCAACCATGAACGAATTAACTGGGAATTGCATAGTGATATAccagag GTACCTCTATGATGTCCTGAGTCAATATAAAATGTTggatatggttgcttttgttgaCCCTGCGATGATTGGTGCAATTGGGTGTGGGAAAGGTCAAGAAAGGTCCCAACATATAAAGGAGAGGCTGGTATCTGCAAAACCTGGACAGATTTTCATGCTGCCGTATAACTCAGA TAAACATTGGGTACTGACTGTTGTGGATCCCGAAcaagaaattgtttattttatgGATCCCATGAAGAGGCGGTTACCCACCGGAGAATGGGTTTCCATTGTTGATAG TGCAATATCTATGTATAATGCACACAAGGGTAGGAAAGGCCGAAGTTCACCTATATGGAAAAATTTGTCG GGTATTCCTCCTCAACCGAACAACAAGGAGTGCGGCTACTTTGTCATGCGATACATgagagacatcattgaggaTAAAGACTTTTCATTTGTTAGCAAG tgggagagaagaAGCAGCCTTGTTTATACCCAAGTGGATATTGATGAGATAAGGAATGAGTGGGCTAGGTTTGTGGTTAATAGATATGTGTAG